Proteins from a genomic interval of Chroococcidiopsis thermalis PCC 7203:
- a CDS encoding dihydrolipoyl dehydrogenase family protein — protein sequence MAVEYDLVVIGGGSGGLVVAGVAAALKAKVALVEKHRLGGDCLWYGCVPSKSLIRASRVAYEVKHAGRFGIYCNDPQIDFAKAIAHVQNTITTIEPHDSPERFEGLGVEVIFGDGKFIDKKTFEVNNRRLKARSFVIATGSRPATLPIPGLKQAGFITNEEVFEITERPETLAIIGGGPIGCELGQAFSRLGSKVTIIASRDRLLPKEDPEAVEVIHQQFKSEGINFLLNTKAEKIEVVDGKKYIWAGKEKIVANQILVAAGRSPNVESLNLDAAGVKVGKKGIQVNSKLQTSNSHIYACGDVLGGYQFTHVASYQANIVLKNALFLPIFKASDRVIPWATFTEPELARVGLTEQEAREKYGNDIRVVKQEYADVDRAQADGTTAGFAKIITKRNGQILGAHLVGAAAGELIHEIILAMSHNLKLSALSGIHIYPTLSEVNSKAAFAQTRQNYEQNHRLQQMLSSIFRVIRRFG from the coding sequence ATGGCTGTGGAATACGATCTTGTGGTTATTGGTGGCGGTTCGGGTGGTTTGGTGGTGGCTGGTGTCGCCGCTGCACTTAAGGCGAAGGTAGCGTTAGTTGAAAAGCATCGGCTGGGTGGTGATTGTCTTTGGTATGGTTGCGTCCCTAGTAAGTCTTTGATCCGCGCTTCCCGCGTGGCTTATGAGGTGAAACATGCGGGAAGATTTGGGATCTACTGTAACGATCCGCAAATTGATTTTGCTAAAGCGATCGCGCACGTTCAAAATACAATTACTACCATCGAACCTCACGATTCGCCAGAAAGGTTTGAGGGTTTGGGTGTAGAAGTGATTTTTGGTGATGGTAAGTTTATTGACAAGAAAACTTTTGAAGTTAATAACCGCCGCCTCAAAGCCAGAAGTTTTGTCATCGCTACAGGTTCTCGTCCCGCCACGCTACCAATACCAGGACTGAAGCAAGCGGGATTTATTACTAACGAAGAAGTGTTTGAAATTACCGAACGTCCAGAGACACTCGCAATTATTGGTGGGGGACCAATCGGTTGTGAGTTAGGACAAGCATTTTCTCGATTAGGATCGAAAGTTACCATTATTGCTAGTCGCGATCGCCTCCTTCCTAAGGAAGATCCAGAAGCAGTTGAAGTTATCCACCAACAATTTAAATCTGAAGGTATTAATTTTCTCCTCAATACCAAAGCGGAAAAAATCGAAGTTGTAGATGGTAAAAAATATATTTGGGCAGGAAAAGAAAAGATTGTCGCCAACCAAATTTTAGTTGCAGCCGGACGATCGCCAAACGTAGAATCTTTGAACTTAGATGCAGCAGGTGTAAAAGTAGGTAAAAAGGGAATTCAAGTCAATTCTAAACTGCAAACATCTAACTCCCATATCTACGCTTGTGGCGATGTTTTGGGCGGTTATCAATTCACCCACGTTGCTAGTTATCAAGCAAATATCGTTCTCAAAAATGCTTTGTTTTTACCAATATTTAAAGCAAGCGATCGCGTCATTCCTTGGGCAACATTTACCGAGCCAGAATTAGCAAGGGTGGGATTGACGGAACAAGAAGCTAGAGAAAAGTATGGTAACGATATTCGAGTTGTCAAACAAGAATATGCAGATGTGGATCGCGCTCAAGCTGACGGAACGACAGCCGGATTTGCTAAGATTATTACCAAACGTAACGGGCAAATACTCGGCGCTCATTTAGTTGGTGCAGCGGCGGGCGAACTTATCCATGAGATTATATTAGCAATGTCGCATAATCTAAAGCTATCTGCTCTGAGTGGAATTCACATCTATCCCACCTTATCAGAAGTGAATAGTAAGGCAGCTTTTGCTCAAACTCGCCAAAATTACGAACAAAACCACAGATTGCAGCAGATGTTATCTAGTATATTTCGCGTCATCCGTCGCTTCGGCTAA
- a CDS encoding peptidylprolyl isomerase, protein MNPAPQSVDFFGLPIEFAEIVSYLQKSLQLKEVCQQILYRRIIERVARERGLTVEAEEIQAELERQRRDRDLEMDADLLTWLTDRLLDRETWEASIRDRLLAEKLNQRLFSIEVERFFNQHPSEFERVLLYRIVVSSAAEALEILYRLQEGQISFYEAAHFYDISEQRRLQCGYEGRIYRSQLQPDIAAIVFSGAVGQALGPLQTDTGYCLLLVEEFFSAQLTSERFQEILERLFQRWLALELSSMLQSDS, encoded by the coding sequence ATGAATCCCGCACCCCAGTCCGTTGATTTTTTTGGTTTACCTATAGAATTTGCTGAGATCGTTAGTTACTTGCAAAAGAGTTTGCAATTAAAGGAAGTCTGTCAGCAGATTTTATATCGCCGAATCATCGAACGTGTGGCGCGGGAAAGAGGCTTAACAGTTGAAGCTGAGGAAATTCAAGCTGAGTTAGAGCGCCAGCGTCGCGATCGCGATTTAGAAATGGATGCCGATTTGTTAACTTGGTTGACAGATCGGCTGCTCGATCGAGAGACTTGGGAAGCTAGTATTCGCGATCGCCTGTTGGCTGAAAAATTAAATCAACGTCTTTTTTCTATAGAAGTAGAACGATTCTTTAACCAACATCCAAGTGAATTTGAACGAGTCTTACTTTATCGAATTGTCGTGTCTAGTGCAGCTGAAGCATTAGAGATTTTATATCGATTGCAAGAGGGTCAAATTAGCTTTTATGAAGCTGCACACTTCTACGATATTAGCGAACAACGGCGACTTCAATGCGGTTATGAGGGGAGAATCTATCGGTCTCAGTTACAACCAGATATAGCAGCGATCGTCTTTAGTGGTGCTGTGGGACAGGCGCTCGGTCCTCTGCAAACTGATACAGGTTATTGTTTACTATTAGTAGAAGAATTTTTTTCAGCTCAGTTAACTTCGGAAAGATTTCAAGAAATTTTAGAACGGCTATTTCAGCGGTGGTTGGCGTTGGAGTTAAGTTCGATGCTGCAAAGTGATAGTTAA
- a CDS encoding peptidase domain-containing ABC transporter: MVSLFNKKYPCVLQASEEDCGAACLATICRHHGRVLSINRSREAVSTGQLGTTMLGLRRGSESLGFNTRPVKASREVVDHINDVPLPAIVHWQGNHWVVLYGRQGKNYVIADPAAGIRYLSRRELMKAWNGIMLLLTPDPSCFYNWDEEDSLGGFIRFFQRILPYRAILIEALGINLVLGLLALASPFLIQILTDDVLVRGDVQLLSVVIAAVVVTTLFSSTMQLLQTTMIAHFSQKLQLGLVLEFGRKLLHLPLDYFETRRSGEIVSRLRDITEINQLVSQIVAYLPSQFFVALVSFGFMLFYSWKLTCAVMAIATIMILSTLPFLPALRQKTRSLLVLSAENQGVLVETFKGAMVMKTTAATPQFWDEFQSRFGRLAHLTFSTIKIGIINGVFTQTLSSLGGIALLGFGSILVINKELSIGQMLAFNTMQINVVGLINSLVGLTDEYFRSQTAVNRLLEVIDATPEAVGDIHKPFAEILPDADIECTNLYFHHAGRVDLLEDFSVTIPGGQVIALIGQSGCGKSTLAKLIAGLYEPQSGNIRIGTYNLSDIAIDCLRQQVVLIPQEPHFWSRSILENFRLGNPHLPFEQIVKACQIADADSFISQLPNKYQTVLGEFGANLSGGQRQRLAIARAIVSDPPILILDEATSGLDPVSEFQVLERLLNYRKGKTTIIITHRPSAIDRADWVVLLDRGKLQIQGSLSVLRNKPDENLRFFLP; encoded by the coding sequence ATGGTTAGCCTGTTTAACAAAAAATATCCATGTGTCTTACAGGCAAGCGAGGAAGATTGCGGGGCAGCTTGTCTGGCTACAATTTGCAGACATCACGGACGGGTTTTAAGTATTAATCGTTCGCGGGAAGCTGTCAGTACTGGACAGTTGGGAACGACGATGTTGGGCTTAAGGCGTGGTTCGGAGTCCTTGGGTTTCAATACTCGACCAGTTAAAGCTTCGCGAGAGGTGGTAGACCATATTAATGATGTTCCTCTACCAGCGATCGTGCATTGGCAAGGCAACCACTGGGTAGTATTGTACGGGCGACAGGGTAAGAATTACGTCATTGCCGATCCAGCTGCGGGTATTCGCTACTTAAGCAGGCGAGAATTAATGAAAGCATGGAATGGCATCATGCTTTTGCTAACTCCCGATCCTAGCTGCTTTTATAATTGGGATGAAGAAGATTCTTTAGGCGGATTTATCCGTTTTTTTCAACGGATATTACCTTATCGAGCCATACTGATTGAGGCTTTGGGCATTAATCTTGTCTTAGGTTTACTTGCCTTAGCTAGCCCATTTTTAATTCAAATTCTCACAGATGATGTTCTAGTACGGGGAGATGTTCAACTGCTAAGTGTTGTTATAGCTGCTGTGGTAGTTACAACTCTGTTTAGTAGTACGATGCAACTATTACAAACTACAATGATTGCTCATTTTAGTCAAAAGTTGCAGTTAGGATTAGTCTTGGAATTTGGACGCAAACTTTTGCATCTACCTTTAGATTATTTTGAAACTCGCCGTAGTGGAGAAATTGTCAGTCGCTTGCGAGATATTACTGAAATCAATCAGTTGGTTTCGCAAATTGTTGCCTATCTACCCAGTCAGTTTTTTGTTGCCCTAGTTTCGTTTGGCTTCATGCTGTTTTATAGCTGGAAGCTGACTTGTGCGGTGATGGCGATCGCCACAATTATGATTTTATCAACGCTACCGTTTTTGCCAGCTTTACGGCAGAAAACGCGCAGCCTTCTCGTTTTATCGGCAGAAAATCAGGGTGTTTTGGTAGAAACTTTTAAAGGCGCGATGGTGATGAAGACTACAGCGGCTACACCCCAATTTTGGGATGAATTTCAAAGTCGTTTTGGTCGTTTAGCACATTTGACTTTTAGTACAATTAAAATTGGCATTATTAACGGTGTTTTCACTCAAACGTTAAGTAGTCTTGGTGGCATTGCTTTACTGGGATTCGGTAGCATTTTAGTAATTAATAAGGAACTCAGCATCGGGCAAATGCTAGCGTTTAACACGATGCAGATTAATGTTGTTGGTTTAATTAACTCTCTAGTTGGTTTAACAGACGAATATTTTCGTTCTCAAACAGCAGTCAATCGTCTTTTAGAAGTAATTGATGCAACTCCAGAAGCGGTTGGAGACATTCATAAACCCTTTGCTGAAATCTTACCAGATGCAGATATTGAGTGTACGAATCTCTACTTTCATCACGCTGGCAGAGTCGATCTACTAGAAGATTTTTCAGTCACGATTCCTGGCGGACAAGTTATTGCTTTGATCGGTCAATCTGGATGTGGTAAAAGTACTTTAGCCAAATTAATTGCAGGTTTATATGAACCCCAATCAGGAAATATTCGGATTGGGACGTATAATCTGTCAGATATCGCGATCGATTGTCTGCGTCAGCAAGTCGTATTGATTCCTCAAGAACCTCATTTTTGGAGTCGCTCAATTTTAGAAAACTTCCGTTTAGGAAATCCTCACCTTCCGTTCGAGCAAATTGTTAAAGCTTGTCAAATTGCGGATGCCGATAGTTTTATCAGTCAACTACCTAATAAATATCAAACAGTTTTAGGAGAATTTGGCGCAAATTTATCTGGAGGACAACGACAAAGATTAGCGATCGCCCGCGCTATTGTCAGCGATCCACCTATTCTTATCTTAGATGAAGCGACCTCTGGTCTCGATCCGGTGAGTGAATTCCAAGTTCTGGAGCGATTGTTAAACTACCGTAAGGGCAAAACTACAATTATTATCACCCATCGTCCGAGTGCGATCGATCGCGCTGATTGGGTGGTGCTACTCGATCGAGGAAAGTTACAAATTCAAGGTTCTTTATCAGTTTTGCGTAACAAACCTGACGAAAATTTAAGATTTTTCTTACCTTAA
- a CDS encoding HlyD family secretion protein yields the protein MVSEIDPNFGAVETDEFIPPIGSLTTLGGGMAIAIFSVGVSLAATLSYNVTVKAPANIRPSGELRVVQAATEGTITSINVQENQAVKKGEPIAEIDNSQLQTKKQQLQTNIQQSHLQLVQITAQLNSLDRQIAAETNLMQRSVAATAAELMLQRREYQTKEIATIAEVQAAQAALGLAQEEKQRYLQLANTGAIAQLQVKEKEQAFKAAKAKLKQAEASLNPSNATVIIANEQIAQAKARGLATVAALNRERENLIVNKIALQNQQERDTKELQQIGLELRKTFILAPTDGTILKLELRNSGQVVGMGDAIAQIAPRDASLVVKARVAEPDISKVKPGQQVQMRVSACPYPDYGTLRGVVQAVAPDAIPAASAGLGAIAPSIYEVTIQPDNEFVSTGDRVCRLQPGMEGAADIISRSETVLQFILRKARLLTDL from the coding sequence ATGGTAAGCGAAATCGATCCCAATTTTGGTGCAGTTGAAACTGATGAGTTTATCCCCCCAATCGGTTCTTTGACAACGCTCGGCGGCGGGATGGCGATCGCTATTTTTAGTGTAGGAGTGTCTCTAGCTGCCACGCTCAGCTACAACGTCACAGTCAAAGCACCTGCAAATATCCGTCCGAGCGGAGAACTACGGGTTGTTCAGGCAGCAACAGAGGGAACGATTACAAGCATTAACGTGCAAGAAAATCAAGCTGTAAAAAAAGGTGAGCCAATTGCTGAGATCGACAATTCACAACTTCAAACTAAGAAACAACAATTGCAAACCAACATTCAGCAGAGCCACTTACAATTAGTACAAATTACAGCTCAACTTAATTCCTTAGATCGTCAGATAGCTGCTGAGACAAATTTAATGCAGCGTTCTGTAGCTGCGACAGCCGCGGAACTGATGTTGCAACGTAGAGAATATCAAACTAAGGAAATTGCCACAATTGCAGAAGTACAAGCAGCTCAAGCTGCTCTAGGATTGGCACAGGAAGAGAAGCAAAGATATCTACAACTAGCAAATACAGGTGCGATCGCCCAATTGCAAGTTAAGGAAAAAGAACAAGCTTTCAAAGCAGCTAAAGCCAAACTCAAACAAGCTGAAGCCAGCCTCAATCCTAGTAATGCCACGGTGATTATAGCTAACGAGCAGATTGCTCAAGCCAAAGCCAGAGGACTTGCAACTGTAGCTGCATTAAACAGAGAGCGCGAAAACCTGATCGTTAACAAAATTGCCCTGCAAAATCAACAAGAGCGGGATACAAAAGAACTACAACAAATTGGCTTGGAACTGAGAAAGACGTTTATTCTTGCCCCTACAGATGGCACAATTCTCAAGCTAGAACTGCGTAACTCAGGACAGGTGGTAGGCATGGGGGATGCGATCGCCCAAATTGCTCCCCGTGACGCTTCCTTAGTGGTGAAAGCTCGTGTCGCAGAACCAGATATTAGCAAAGTCAAACCCGGGCAACAAGTTCAAATGCGCGTTTCTGCCTGTCCTTATCCCGATTACGGCACTCTCAGAGGTGTAGTTCAAGCTGTTGCTCCAGATGCAATACCCGCAGCTAGCGCGGGGTTAGGAGCGATCGCCCCGTCTATCTATGAAGTGACGATTCAGCCGGATAATGAATTTGTCAGTACAGGCGATCGCGTCTGTCGGTTGCAACCTGGGATGGAAGGTGCAGCCGATATTATTTCTCGTTCCGAAACCGTACTGCAATTCATTCTGAGAAAAGCAAGACTACTGACGGATTTGTAA
- a CDS encoding CTB family bacteriocin, translated as MFFSKNQSSELFLDLSEEQQETVAGGKVYENNKQYYIKTETSDGGSTDSDSQKGKRDKPVIIEPIAWQSPFGVGEQLMFPKMII; from the coding sequence ATGTTCTTTTCCAAGAACCAATCCTCAGAATTATTTCTAGACTTATCTGAGGAGCAACAAGAGACTGTGGCTGGTGGTAAGGTGTACGAAAACAACAAGCAGTATTACATTAAAACCGAAACATCAGATGGAGGTAGTACAGACTCAGATTCTCAAAAAGGGAAACGAGATAAACCAGTGATAATAGAGCCAATTGCATGGCAATCTCCATTTGGAGTAGGGGAACAATTGATGTTTCCCAAGATGATTATCTAG
- a CDS encoding CTB family bacteriocin → MIANNIKSELFVELSEEQQQLVAGGGSSGDVLKDKLATHFKANETITNLEVAQESTPKGSTNLQSFKHDTMDVNTAAYKDFFAKLS, encoded by the coding sequence ATGATCGCTAATAATATCAAGTCTGAATTATTTGTGGAATTGTCTGAGGAGCAGCAGCAGTTGGTTGCAGGTGGTGGCAGCTCAGGCGATGTTTTGAAAGATAAGCTGGCGACTCATTTCAAAGCTAATGAAACCATAACAAACCTGGAAGTGGCTCAGGAATCGACTCCAAAAGGCAGCACGAATCTGCAAAGCTTCAAGCACGATACTATGGATGTTAATACCGCAGCTTATAAGGATTTCTTTGCCAAACTAAGCTAA
- a CDS encoding CTB family bacteriocin, with translation MFDTDMQSGLFLDLSDEQQQVVTGGGSTGDELRDKLATYYKANNSLTNLDVAQQSGPEGSTNLQSFKHDTLDISTAAYKDFFAKLG, from the coding sequence ATGTTCGATACAGATATGCAATCTGGATTGTTTTTAGATTTATCCGACGAGCAACAACAAGTAGTTACAGGTGGTGGTTCTACAGGGGATGAGCTTCGCGACAAACTTGCTACTTACTACAAAGCCAATAACAGTTTAACCAACCTGGATGTAGCTCAACAGTCGGGTCCTGAGGGTAGCACGAATCTACAAAGCTTCAAGCACGATACTCTCGATATTAGTACCGCAGCTTATAAAGATTTCTTTGCCAAATTAGGTTAA
- a CDS encoding response regulator transcription factor translates to MSLLILVVDDDPAIRLLVSCSLKQWGYSAIAAENGKEAQKQIEECQPHLVITDISMPEMDGYELIEWIRQHPTFRLLPVMFLTARTDTEGRIRGYQVGGDAYLAKPFELNELYAVVRNLLERSQLISQLMQWEWRLRLQQQNMEQQQGKTYNTLHYPSSQEEPTVRVDTPRYNPYQHQQERTTDTKTFDNFSLTKREQAVLQLLVKGLSNAQIGSSLYLSPRTVEKYVSNLLCKTGTNNRVELACFARERHLINS, encoded by the coding sequence ATGTCATTATTAATCCTTGTCGTCGATGACGATCCGGCTATTCGTCTGCTGGTGAGTTGTTCTTTGAAGCAGTGGGGATATTCAGCGATCGCAGCTGAGAATGGGAAAGAAGCGCAGAAGCAGATTGAGGAATGTCAACCGCATCTCGTCATTACTGATATTAGTATGCCAGAGATGGATGGCTACGAGTTAATTGAGTGGATACGTCAGCATCCAACATTTCGACTCCTACCCGTAATGTTTTTGACAGCACGAACAGATACTGAAGGAAGAATTCGCGGCTATCAAGTAGGGGGAGATGCATATTTAGCCAAACCCTTTGAATTGAATGAATTATATGCTGTGGTGCGTAATTTACTAGAGCGATCGCAGTTAATATCCCAATTAATGCAGTGGGAATGGCGCTTACGGCTTCAACAACAAAATATGGAACAGCAACAAGGCAAAACCTATAATACACTACACTATCCTTCAAGCCAAGAAGAACCAACTGTTCGAGTCGATACACCGCGCTATAATCCTTACCAGCACCAACAGGAAAGGACAACTGATACTAAGACTTTTGATAATTTTTCCTTAACTAAAAGAGAACAAGCAGTACTTCAACTTTTAGTCAAAGGTTTATCAAATGCTCAAATAGGTTCTAGCTTATACCTCAGTCCTCGAACAGTAGAAAAGTATGTTAGTAATTTACTGTGTAAAACTGGAACCAACAATAGAGTAGAACTTGCGTGCTTTGCCAGAGAACGCCATCTAATTAATAGTTGA
- a CDS encoding restriction endonuclease, giving the protein MSSSLQPPYIQDFTHFEQHVARIFHRHGWTVVTPEQNQAGYDLVVSKSNIVAAVQVKWLKNNVAAPQILKFVDFLESPAACQFNYGIFITTKDYSGPARALIKSWGKDARIRCGIASEHKITWVNGDDGTPPPQPPKQDKIYFGIFTCKGGVGKTTVAAHLAGAFALQGFNVALVDLDPEQNLHKLVGDGVYVPNSKGTGTTIEVYDARAWDENAARDCKIVICDCSPALERNPRELIEKFDYCIIPTTLNPLGINKHGIVIQDTVQKIRSINQAAHLFVLVNNFRDPGIRRFKILKESFLSVYKHISQNDKKFHCIDPEQVCIRTSDQLYYWGIHILENPDNPSSELAFQLIGGKCYPRDDFISLVDYIEREAGIGILRE; this is encoded by the coding sequence ATGTCCTCATCCCTGCAACCACCATACATACAGGATTTCACTCACTTCGAGCAGCACGTAGCCAGAATTTTTCACAGACACGGGTGGACGGTTGTGACTCCCGAACAAAACCAAGCAGGTTACGATTTAGTTGTCAGTAAAAGCAATATTGTGGCAGCTGTTCAAGTCAAGTGGCTCAAAAATAACGTTGCCGCACCGCAAATTTTAAAGTTTGTTGACTTTCTTGAATCTCCAGCAGCTTGTCAGTTTAATTATGGTATTTTCATTACTACAAAAGATTATAGTGGACCAGCTCGCGCCCTAATTAAATCTTGGGGAAAAGATGCGAGAATTCGCTGTGGCATCGCTTCCGAACATAAAATTACTTGGGTAAATGGCGATGACGGTACACCTCCACCCCAACCACCAAAACAAGACAAGATTTATTTTGGGATTTTCACTTGTAAAGGTGGAGTTGGAAAAACCACAGTTGCAGCGCACTTAGCAGGAGCATTTGCCTTACAAGGATTCAATGTTGCTTTGGTAGATTTAGATCCAGAACAAAACTTACATAAATTAGTAGGAGATGGGGTTTACGTTCCTAATAGTAAAGGTACGGGTACAACTATTGAAGTCTACGATGCAAGAGCTTGGGATGAAAACGCCGCCCGTGATTGCAAAATAGTTATATGTGATTGTTCTCCTGCTTTAGAACGCAACCCAAGAGAACTAATTGAGAAATTTGATTATTGTATTATTCCTACAACTTTGAATCCTCTAGGTATTAATAAACATGGAATCGTGATTCAAGATACAGTGCAAAAAATTAGAAGTATTAATCAAGCTGCTCACCTATTTGTTTTAGTTAATAATTTTAGAGATCCAGGAATTAGACGATTCAAAATTTTAAAAGAGTCATTTTTATCGGTTTATAAACATATTAGCCAGAACGATAAGAAGTTTCATTGTATCGATCCAGAACAAGTTTGCATTCGTACTAGCGACCAACTATACTACTGGGGAATCCATATTCTAGAGAATCCCGATAATCCATCGAGTGAACTAGCATTTCAGTTGATCGGTGGCAAGTGTTATCCGCGAGATGATTTTATTAGCTTAGTCGATTACATAGAAAGAGAAGCAGGGATCGGAATTCTGCGAGAATAA
- a CDS encoding SemiSWEET family sugar transporter translates to MEDFNFITPLGLFAGVLTTIAYLPQLVKTWKTKSAHDLSWSMLIVLCTGIILWLVYGFYVHDIPIIAANIVTFIFAGMILMLKIRYKSDPSEEN, encoded by the coding sequence ATGGAAGATTTTAATTTCATCACCCCTCTGGGACTATTTGCAGGAGTCCTGACAACGATCGCATACTTACCCCAGTTGGTCAAAACTTGGAAGACGAAATCAGCTCACGATCTTTCTTGGAGTATGCTCATCGTTTTATGTACGGGAATAATTCTGTGGTTGGTTTACGGCTTTTACGTACACGATATTCCTATCATCGCTGCCAATATCGTAACATTTATTTTTGCTGGAATGATTTTGATGCTGAAGATTCGCTATAAATCAGATCCTAGCGAAGAGAATTAA
- a CDS encoding TMEM14 family protein codes for MNPGVVAAIAYGILAIVGGAIGYKQAQSQASLISGTASGLLLILGGVARSFGQVWGLGLAAIVTAILVIIFTTRLIKTRKFMPTGLMTVVGVTALVVMLKNL; via the coding sequence ATGAATCCAGGTGTGGTTGCGGCGATCGCGTATGGGATTTTAGCCATAGTTGGCGGCGCGATTGGCTATAAGCAAGCTCAGAGTCAGGCTTCGCTGATTTCTGGTACTGCTAGCGGGTTATTGCTGATTCTGGGAGGAGTTGCGCGATCTTTTGGTCAAGTCTGGGGTCTCGGGTTAGCTGCTATAGTTACAGCAATATTAGTGATTATTTTTACTACTCGTCTGATAAAAACACGCAAATTCATGCCAACAGGATTAATGACTGTTGTAGGTGTAACAGCGTTGGTAGTTATGTTGAAAAATTTGTAG
- a CDS encoding (2Fe-2S) ferredoxin domain-containing protein yields the protein MSSRFGKEVSAFSLEGKFLRFELEDGYKRKYLQVGTLEGEYRVKLPKYLRSPMELNLNLGDVVQIFGERKFDYKKDSLKLKAERVIVIDRQPPAMTPATPVKRQTKAKASILVCQKSDCVKRGANGVCKALQASLNERGLENEVEIKPTGCLKQCKAGPNVVVMPDKTRYTRVQTEQVAELIDKHFTTDENTHNENVQQLALVGNRIFPVS from the coding sequence ATGAGTAGTCGCTTTGGTAAAGAAGTATCGGCTTTTAGCTTAGAGGGAAAATTTCTCAGGTTTGAATTAGAAGATGGCTATAAGCGTAAATATTTGCAAGTTGGCACTTTAGAAGGTGAATATCGAGTCAAACTACCCAAGTATCTGCGTTCACCTATGGAGTTAAACCTGAATTTAGGGGATGTAGTACAAATTTTTGGTGAGAGAAAGTTTGACTATAAAAAAGATTCGCTCAAATTGAAGGCAGAACGAGTGATCGTTATCGATCGCCAACCGCCAGCTATGACTCCTGCTACACCTGTTAAACGACAAACCAAAGCAAAAGCTAGTATCTTAGTGTGTCAGAAGTCTGATTGCGTCAAACGGGGTGCAAACGGAGTTTGTAAAGCATTACAAGCATCTTTGAATGAGCGCGGTTTGGAAAATGAGGTAGAAATTAAGCCTACTGGTTGCCTCAAACAGTGCAAAGCTGGACCAAATGTCGTGGTGATGCCCGATAAAACTAGATATACCCGCGTACAAACCGAGCAGGTTGCAGAATTGATTGACAAGCACTTTACTACAGATGAAAATACTCATAATGAGAATGTGCAGCAATTAGCATTAGTTGGCAATCGAATTTTTCCTGTTAGCTGA
- a CDS encoding Asr1405/Asl0597 family protein, with the protein MGLKPLGCEPEVREIVEVKWADRWQVYQRLQELEIPCWCDAGQPLKVEIADPTTAVQLSSVLRQFTASRQDLVWWLKQCW; encoded by the coding sequence ATGGGGTTGAAGCCGTTAGGTTGCGAACCGGAAGTTAGAGAAATTGTGGAAGTGAAATGGGCAGATAGATGGCAGGTGTATCAACGTTTACAAGAGTTAGAGATTCCTTGTTGGTGCGATGCCGGACAGCCATTAAAAGTTGAGATAGCCGATCCCACAACGGCAGTTCAATTGAGTAGTGTTTTGAGACAATTCACTGCATCTCGCCAAGATTTGGTGTGGTGGTTAAAACAGTGCTGGTAA
- a CDS encoding Dps family protein — protein sequence MSEATILRNFGQVYDNPILLDRSVTTPVCEGLNIALASFQGLYLQYQKHHFVVEGAEFYMLHQYFSESYEEVQGHVHDVGERLDGLGGVPVASFSQLAQMCCFEPEPDGVFACRQMVEHDLAAEQAIIGLIRRQAAQAESLGDRATRYLYEKILLETEERAYHLGHFLAHDSLTLGFMGNGSR from the coding sequence ATGTCTGAGGCAACAATTCTACGGAACTTCGGTCAGGTATATGACAACCCTATTCTGCTCGATCGCAGTGTCACCACTCCTGTTTGCGAAGGATTAAATATTGCTCTTGCTAGCTTTCAGGGTTTGTACCTGCAATACCAAAAACATCATTTTGTTGTTGAGGGTGCAGAATTCTATATGCTGCATCAGTATTTCAGCGAAAGCTATGAAGAAGTCCAGGGACACGTTCACGATGTTGGCGAACGTTTAGATGGACTGGGTGGCGTACCCGTAGCTAGTTTTAGCCAACTCGCCCAGATGTGCTGCTTCGAGCCAGAACCAGACGGTGTTTTTGCTTGCCGTCAAATGGTAGAACACGACTTAGCAGCAGAACAGGCAATTATTGGGTTAATCCGTCGTCAAGCCGCTCAAGCAGAAAGTTTAGGCGATCGCGCTACCCGTTACTTATACGAGAAAATCCTACTCGAAACCGAAGAAAGAGCATATCACTTAGGGCATTTCCTCGCCCACGACAGCCTAACGTTAGGTTTTATGGGGAACGGTTCTAGGTAG